A single Flavobacterium sp. 1 DNA region contains:
- a CDS encoding DUF1361 domain-containing protein, with protein MQLIIRLFNSNKKINSVLFLFTIYCLILLVIRAKLTNTIYLFFLVWNLFLAFVPYFFISYLKTQITIQKSKVKTLSLLFLWLLFLPNSFYILTDLIHLSQSNSHLFWFDLVVISSYALIGFTLGIISLIEFENIIKTYTSTLITNLLMPAICFLCGVGIYLGRILRYNSWDIISDPLEIVRAIFLAVSSAHALLFSFYFGTYIYLFLSLKKIYSTINQ; from the coding sequence ATGCAACTCATCATCAGACTATTCAACAGTAACAAAAAGATTAACAGCGTTTTATTTTTATTTACAATTTATTGCCTGATTTTGCTCGTTATCCGTGCCAAATTAACTAATACCATTTATCTCTTTTTCTTGGTTTGGAATCTATTTCTTGCTTTCGTTCCTTACTTTTTTATCAGCTATTTAAAAACTCAAATTACTATTCAAAAAAGTAAAGTTAAAACACTCTCGCTTCTTTTTCTTTGGCTTCTTTTTCTGCCAAATTCCTTTTACATTCTTACCGATTTGATCCATTTATCACAATCAAACAGTCATTTATTTTGGTTTGATTTGGTTGTCATAAGTTCCTACGCATTAATTGGATTTACGCTTGGCATCATTTCTCTGATAGAATTTGAAAACATCATAAAAACCTACACTTCGACCCTAATCACCAATTTATTAATGCCTGCAATCTGTTTTTTATGCGGAGTCGGAATCTATCTGGGTAGAATTCTCCGGTATAACAGCTGGGATATCATCAGTGATCCATTAGAAATAGTCCGAGCCATATTTCTCGCTGTGTCATCTGCTCATGCGTTGCTATTTTCCTTTTATTTTGGAACCTATATCTATTTGTTTTTATCCTTAAAAAAAATCTATTCAACTATAAATCAATAA